ccagcctgccccccccctccagggccGGCAGATCCGGcagatccccctctccccccccactgcCCACCGCCACCAGAGCCAGGCCCAGGAGCCCATGCTTCCTCCCAAACACGGCACCTGGTCCTCCTCACACATGTACGCCGCCATGCCCTCCgccgcctcctctcccccagtcaTGAGAGCCATGCCCGTCAAACAGGGCCCTCCGCCCCAGTCCGTCCTCCCGGtggctctccccctgccccctctaacCAGCCGCATCAAAGCCCATCCGCTGGACACAGCCAGccaccatcacacactcccTTACCAACATTCGCTCTCCCATCAACACTCCCTAccccatcctcatcatcactcccacccccactccAATGGGCAGCCCGAGGAGTACTATCCTCCCCAGCACCAGCTCAGCCAGTACTGTGAGGCCGTTTCCCTGCCACCTCTGATAGGACAGCCAGCCCCAGGTCCTGCCCCTgtcccccaccagccccaataCCCTTCCACCTTTCACCCCCAGCCAGCCTATCAGAACACACCCCTCTactcaggctcctccccctcacctccatcgTACCAAGGCATGTCTGAACCTCAGGCGTCACCCAAGAAGAGCCCCTCCCCCGTCTTTCAGCCGGCCATGCCGGCCAGCAGCAGTAAGTATGATCACAGAGGGGgctgcatcagtgtgtgtgtatgtgtgtgtgtgagtatgtgtgtgtatgcacgcgCTCTACCTCTGGAACCAGTTCTACCACAGTGTTGAGACTGTCTCGATAACTCATCTCGTGCTAACATGGGTAAAAGTGCCATGTTAACACCGTGAGCGAATCATGAACCTGCTGAACTTGTCATCCCCTGATATTAACCAATCATGTCTTGCCTTGTTTTGCTTTCCCCAGGTCCTCCAGTTTCATCCGgccacccttcctctctgccGTTTGTGCCCCCCCCAgttgccccccctgccccggtTCCCATGGCTGGaccaccagcccctcctcccccaccaggacccccacccccgggcccccctcccccagttacAGTGCCCCCACCCATGCCTCCACCTCTGCCAGTTGGCGGGGGCCCGGGGGGGCCGGGAGGGCCTGGAAAGGAGCAGCAGCCCTCTGGTCTAGCAGCAGCGCTGGCTGGAGCCAAGCTACGGAAAGTCCAGAGGGTAAGCATTTAATCTCCTACTACCACCAGCCCTCAGCGGTTAATCACTCTCTCGGAGGGATTTCAGTTCTCTGTTATCTGTCTAACTATAGTTCTAATGAATTGTCTCTCAGCAACACAGAGGTCTCAGGGATTTTGCGAATTCTCTCTTGGATAGCTAATGAATACAACTGGTGTAGGAAAAATGGCGGACTCAGACGACACTTACACCCTCCTGATGCCAATTAATCTCGCATAAACTCCTAACTCACATCTTGTGTCTACTGGTCATAGACCTGATTCCTGATCCTGGCCTGCTGTTTCATtctggttctggtgtgtgtggtcaggatgAGAGTAGTCCTCCAGGGTCGGGCGCAGCCAAAAACGACGCCAACCGTTCAAGTGGtggcagtggaggagggggtgaggggctcATGCAGGAGATGAACGCCCTGCTAGCACGCAGGTGAGAGTCACATGACATACAACATAACACAATAAAACTAGCATCAGTAATCGACTTCATCATCCCATAATCCGCTTTTTACTGTTGTTTTGCTACTTTGTTTTCTCTAACTGTCTGATTTTGTTATTTAGACGGAAAGCTTCCGAGAAACCTGATGAGGTGAGCCTCAGATATttttcttaaaaataaaaaaaaacagtctaTCCTTGTAAGGGTTACAGATTACAATCGGGAGTCTTTATTGGTCATCTAGTGACCTACGTGCATAAAAGTCATGTGTGACATACTAACTGCATACCGTACACTCACACAGGATGACAACAATGCCAGAGGACCACAGAATTCCACAGGTACAGTCTCCTGCACAAGCACACATTAAAAATGTTTTCTGTGTCTTATTgttcaacaaaaacaattttgTGTCTATTTTTCtacctcattttctctctctcttcatctcactTCTCTCTCAGATGCTGTGAGGAAGCCATGGGAGAGATCTAACTCTGCAGACAAGTCTTCTCTGGTCTCAAGGTCTGTACTAACCTGTCTATTTTCTaactatctatctgtctctctgtctgtcttgtatctctgtctgttttatctctctgtatgtgtatctttctttctttttttcccctaccTGCCCAACTAAACCAGCTGTCCACTCATCCATCCGTTAGATCCAGGCCTATATCCACTGGTgactctttccccctcccccttcctctccccctcccccttcctcttccctttGTGCTGCTGTGTTTCAGGGTGAGGCCAGTCGGTAGCTCCAGTGAAGCTGACACTGAGTTTGACAGGATGAAACAGGTAGGAACTGGAATCTCTCTTCACCAGCTCTGTGTTTATGGGGGAGATCATCGTAACCTTTGTTGAACATCAAATCTTGAACACAAACCCATAAAataataaacttttttttttttttttgcaacagGAAATCTTGGATGAAGTTGTACGTGAATTGCATAAAGTGAAGGATGAGATCATAAATGGTAAGAACAGAGCGAAAACGTTAAAGGTTCTTCTGATACGACATCTAAAGGTGATCCTATTGTCTTAGTTCTACACCTCAATGGATGTAGACAATGGAATCCTAGTGATGTTTACCCATAACGATGCCGTAAGGTTACAGCACCTTACAAACCAGCCTATTACTTATTCATAGTTATCTGTCTCTGGGATCACAGAGAAGGACAAGGACCTCCTAACACAAACACCTCCCCATTATGTCTGCCTTGCCTAGTGTCCTCACAAACATGATCTTAAATTTACAGTGCACATAGTTTTGTACCAAAGTATATCCATATTCCATGATATAGCAATATATCTTCTTAAATGTGTCCATGTTTGGTAGAATGTCATATCCATGTATCTTAgcatatgtagtgtgtgtgccatgttgTGATATTCTCTTTTACATGATGTGCCATGTAAGAACAGGCTTCCATCTTTgtgtctcctcttcttctttgcaGCCATCAGACAAGAAGTTGGTAGAATCAGCACAACATAATCTCTCTGAACGACGGAGGAAGaggttgagagcaggaggaggggcaggagaggaagtgatggaTGAGGAGCATGAGGAGGATGTAGGATGAGGGTCAAAGGTAGCAGATGGGGCAGAGCTGAAAAGAGGAATGTCGCCTCAACATTTCTGTGACGCCGTATGTAAACATTGACCGCGACGCCATAGAGATGCCGTGCCGACATTCGAAGAGGAGAGCGGTGGAAGACAAaagaaggaagaagaagagaagcgAGGGAGTGAATTATAAACTGAAGGGAGGATGTACAGtgtggatggacagatggatggatagattgaTAGACAGCAGGAGGGAGCGACGTTGGTGCTGAGTTTGGGTGTATGTTCCTCTCGGTGCATCAAGACTCTCAGTCAGCCCAGGTGTTGCACTCACCTATCCTCTATCCGTTCTAAGTCttaaaagaaaatattttggtTTTCTAAGTTTTTACCGTTTTATTATTTAAAGAACAACTGTGACAATGACGACCGTGGATTACTTTATTCTCATGAATATTATTGAGGGAGAGAAACTTGCACACCATTTCCATCAGCCTTTTTCTATGATGTCTGATTTCCTGAACCCTGGGTGTACGATAATGATGAACACACTGCGGCCATGAGCTGACCTGCAGCTTCCACTAACCCCAAATGGACATCTTAAAGCTTTTATCCATCTGCCTGGCAGCCATGTCACGAGCGCTGGaactatgggggggggggggggacagttcATGAAATGGAGCCGTACCTGTGCACAGACCACCTGACCCCGTCTAGCTGTTAAACTACATAGTCGCTCTCTAGACTCTATTCTTTGTGAACCTCTCAAGTATGCATGACGCTAATCTctatctgaatttgttttgaaTTGGTTATAAAAAGGTGGTACGTTTACCCCAGTGGTTTGTTTATGTGGATATTTCCCTTTCTATTTAAAAGATTGAAATTGAATTTGGTACTGTATGTGAAAATATTGAAAAAGTTGCTTTTGCAACAATGAAATACTAAATAAATCAATGGTTGTGTGAAGATGAAAACGTTTATTTGCAGGAGACCTTCTGTTCACTCTGATGTTCtgatgaaaaaaacaacaactctaAGTAAATTAATTCAAGAAACTAAGAGACCTGACTACAGTATTGACTGGTGTGTTCTGTTCATCTTTAAATCTCTTTGTACAGGCATGCtattctgtaaaaaaaacaaaaacatgtttacTGAACACAGTAGTTCAAGTTAATAATTTAAAATATGTATCTCTTACAAAGACATATTCTCTGATGCCATCTCAGTGTTAGTCAATTCTAACTCAAAATTTTGTACACTATCATCCAATATTGAATACAGTACATTGTAAAGACCAAATTACAGTGCTTCAAATCCAAACAGTTTGTCTCTCGGATGCAGTGACACCACTGTGATTCAACCAGAATGCAGCTTCACTGAAGAACTGTCTCTGCTCACTGTCAAGTGAGTTTCACTGCAAGTTCACCTCAGCACCATTCAGTGGAAATGTAATTTAATGTAACATATTAATTTAGCACACCTAACCTCTAGCTCTgcggtcaaatgctctaaccgctGAGCTCTAACACTCCGTGTAGTATAGAATTAGATAGGATTGGTTTAGGACTGTCGTGAGTGTTTGTATATTGTATTGGTCTGTTTCTCCTTAATAAGAGTAACTTCTATAAGAGTAACACGTTCTAACAGGCACAACTAACCTAACACTTCCTTACAGATTCTAATCACCTCTGTCACAATGCAGG
The Osmerus mordax isolate fOsmMor3 chromosome 9, fOsmMor3.pri, whole genome shotgun sequence genome window above contains:
- the evla gene encoding enah/Vasp-like a isoform X1; this translates as MYSFDDFGEQSICQARASVMVYDDASKKWVPIKPGQQGFSRINIYHNTANNTFRVVGVKLQDQQVVINYSIVKGLKYNQATPTFHQWRDARQVYGLNFASKEEASTFSNAMLFALNVLSSPDATGPAVSRQNGPSVDDPDSQRRQMMEQHQMQAHKERERRTSGSVVSTLQYKVSSPPQSDTPPEYRHYRASTLPPSYVRVASSSPSSSSSSSSQEKDAGAQLSSQLSSSLASAFSPVQPAPPLQGRQIRQIPLSPPTAHRHQSQAQEPMLPPKHGTWSSSHMYAAMPSAASSPPVMRAMPVKQGPPPQSVLPVALPLPPLTSRIKAHPLDTASHHHTLPYQHSLSHQHSLPHPHHHSHPHSNGQPEEYYPPQHQLSQYCEAVSLPPLIGQPAPGPAPVPHQPQYPSTFHPQPAYQNTPLYSGSSPSPPSYQGMSEPQASPKKSPSPVFQPAMPASSSPPVSSGHPSSLPFVPPPVAPPAPVPMAGPPAPPPPPGPPPPGPPPPVTVPPPMPPPLPVGGGPGGPGGPGKEQQPSGLAAALAGAKLRKVQRDESSPPGSGAAKNDANRSSGGSGGGGEGLMQEMNALLARRRKASEKPDEDDNNARGPQNSTDAVRKPWERSNSADKSSLVSRVRPVGSSSEADTEFDRMKQEILDEVVRELHKVKDEIINAIRQEVGRISTT
- the evla gene encoding enah/Vasp-like a isoform X2, giving the protein MSEQSICQARASVMVYDDASKKWVPIKPGQQGFSRINIYHNTANNTFRVVGVKLQDQQVVINYSIVKGLKYNQATPTFHQWRDARQVYGLNFASKEEASTFSNAMLFALNVLSSPDATGPAVSRQNGPSVDDPDSQRRQMMEQHQMQAHKERERRTSGSVVSTLQYKVSSPPQSDTPPEYRHYRASTLPPSYVRVASSSPSSSSSSSSQEKDAGAQLSSQLSSSLASAFSPVQPAPPLQGRQIRQIPLSPPTAHRHQSQAQEPMLPPKHGTWSSSHMYAAMPSAASSPPVMRAMPVKQGPPPQSVLPVALPLPPLTSRIKAHPLDTASHHHTLPYQHSLSHQHSLPHPHHHSHPHSNGQPEEYYPPQHQLSQYCEAVSLPPLIGQPAPGPAPVPHQPQYPSTFHPQPAYQNTPLYSGSSPSPPSYQGMSEPQASPKKSPSPVFQPAMPASSSPPVSSGHPSSLPFVPPPVAPPAPVPMAGPPAPPPPPGPPPPGPPPPVTVPPPMPPPLPVGGGPGGPGGPGKEQQPSGLAAALAGAKLRKVQRDESSPPGSGAAKNDANRSSGGSGGGGEGLMQEMNALLARRRKASEKPDEDDNNARGPQNSTDAVRKPWERSNSADKSSLVSRVRPVGSSSEADTEFDRMKQEILDEVVRELHKVKDEIINAIRQEVGRISTT
- the evla gene encoding enah/Vasp-like a isoform X3; its protein translation is MLTPQLLTPQMSPRTLRRVSSARISLSPAVSRQNGPSVDDPDSQRRQMMEQHQMQAHKERERRTSGSVVSTLQYKVSSPPQSDTPPEYRHYRASTLPPSYVRVASSSPSSSSSSSSQEKDAGAQLSSQLSSSLASAFSPVQPAPPLQGRQIRQIPLSPPTAHRHQSQAQEPMLPPKHGTWSSSHMYAAMPSAASSPPVMRAMPVKQGPPPQSVLPVALPLPPLTSRIKAHPLDTASHHHTLPYQHSLSHQHSLPHPHHHSHPHSNGQPEEYYPPQHQLSQYCEAVSLPPLIGQPAPGPAPVPHQPQYPSTFHPQPAYQNTPLYSGSSPSPPSYQGMSEPQASPKKSPSPVFQPAMPASSSPPVSSGHPSSLPFVPPPVAPPAPVPMAGPPAPPPPPGPPPPGPPPPVTVPPPMPPPLPVGGGPGGPGGPGKEQQPSGLAAALAGAKLRKVQRDESSPPGSGAAKNDANRSSGGSGGGGEGLMQEMNALLARRRKASEKPDEDDNNARGPQNSTDAVRKPWERSNSADKSSLVSRVRPVGSSSEADTEFDRMKQEILDEVVRELHKVKDEIINAIRQEVGRISTT
- the evla gene encoding enah/Vasp-like a isoform X4; this encodes MYSFDDFGEQSICQARASVMVYDDASKKWVPIKPGQQGFSRINIYHNTANNTFRVVGVKLQDQQVVINYSIVKGLKYNQATPTFHQWRDARQVYGLNFASKEEASTFSNAMLFALNVLSSPDATGPAVSRQNGPSVDDPDSQRRQMMEQHQMQAHKERERRTSGSGPPVSSGHPSSLPFVPPPVAPPAPVPMAGPPAPPPPPGPPPPGPPPPVTVPPPMPPPLPVGGGPGGPGGPGKEQQPSGLAAALAGAKLRKVQRDESSPPGSGAAKNDANRSSGGSGGGGEGLMQEMNALLARRRKASEKPDEDDNNARGPQNSTDAVRKPWERSNSADKSSLVSRVRPVGSSSEADTEFDRMKQEILDEVVRELHKVKDEIINAIRQEVGRISTT